The Acipenser ruthenus chromosome 27, fAciRut3.2 maternal haplotype, whole genome shotgun sequence genome includes a window with the following:
- the LOC117432133 gene encoding ETS homologous factor-like — translation MVRQTGCTMSIPSSVSTQSQLPAAWSAHYTNTDGSTAEILGRMWQETHPQFWSKFQVWEWLQQTFDVHQLDATCIPFQNFDIDGGQLCTMSLQDFTRAAGSMGQILYHSLTELKWNGHCGNELFSPVDIKTEIDELPCMLNPFKEESCFYDCTNTDLLDIKVPYQASMGQSTSNPVTQVPEVKRKHNRPQEGQFKKHNPRGTHLWEFIRDILLNPERNPDLIKWEDRTEGIFRFLKSEAVAQLWGKKKNNSSMTYEKLSRAMRYYYKREILERVDGRRLVYKFGRNARGWRESDK, via the exons ATGGTCAGACAAACCGGCTGCACTATGAGCATCCCTTCAAGTGTCAGCACACAGAGCCAGCTGCCTGCGGCGTGGAGTGCACACTACACCAACACTGATG GGTCTACAGCAGAGATCCTGGGGAGGATGTGGCAGGAAACCCACCCTCAGTTTTGGTCCAAGTTCCAGGTGTGGGAGTGGCTGCAGCAAACCTTCGACGTTCACCAGCTGGATGCCACCTGCATCCCCTTTCAGAACTTTGACATTGACGGAGGCCAGCTGTGCACCATGAGCCTGCAGGACTTTACCCGGGCTGCCGGTAGCATGGGCCAGATACTCTACCACAGTCTGACCGAGCTCAAGTGGAATG GTCATTGTGGAAATGAACTCTTTTCACCAGTGGATATTAAAACAGAAATTGATG AACTACCATGTATGCTGAACCCCTTTAAGGAAGAGAGCTGTTTCTATGACTGTACAAACACAG ATCTGTTAGACATCAAAGTGCCCTATCAGGCTTCAATGGGTCAAAGCACATCGAATCCAGTTACTCAGG TTCCAGAGGTGAAGAGGAAACACAACAGACCACAGGAAGGGCAGTTTAAAAAACATA ACCCCCGAGGGACACACCTATGGGAGTTCATCAGGGACATCCTTTTGAATCCAGAGCGGAACCCAGATCTGATAAAGTGGGAGGATCGTACAGAGGGGATCTTCCGCTTCCTCAAATCAGAGGCTGTTGCTCAGCTCTGGggcaagaagaaaaacaacagcagcatgaCGTATGAGAAGTTGAGCCGAGCAATGAG GTACTATTATAAGCGGGAGATTCTTGAACGTGTGGATGGAAGGAGGCTTGTCTACAAATTTGGGAGGAATGCACGGGGGTGGAGGGAATCTGACAAGTAA